In the genome of Gammaproteobacteria bacterium, the window CCCGGGTGGACCCGAGTCGAGGCCGGCGCTGACGGCGAGCAGCACGGAGCGCAAACCCTGCTGGTACTGTCGCGGCTACTGCCCGACGGCTCCCTGCTGTCGATCGCCGGCAATCTGCAACAGGCAGAAGCCGTGCGCCGCGCCGTGCTGCTGGCGCTCGGCTGGTCGGGTGCGCTGGCATTGCTGATCGGTCTCGGCGCCGCTGCATTCGTTACCCGCCGGGCGCTGGCGCGCATGGCAGCGGTAGCGGACGCGGTGCGCCGCTTTGCCGCGGGCGACCATGCGGTGCGGGCTGCGCATGCCGGCACGCGCGCGCCAGACGATATCGATGCAATCGCCGACGGTGTGAACAGCATGCTGGACAGCGTCGCCACGCTGGCGGCCAGCGTGCGCCGCGTCTCGGTCGCGGTGGCGCACGATCTGCGCACCCCGCTCTCGCATATGCGCCAGCAACTCGAGACGGTTGGCGACCCGGATGCATCTGGCGCCGAGCGGGAGGCCGCCGTGTCTGGCGCGCAAACAGCCATCGATGACGTCATGCGTACCTTCGATGCGATTCTCAGCCTGTCGGAAATCGAATCGGGCACGGCGCCGAACAGCTTCGAGACGCTGGACCTGGCCTTGCTCGCCGCAACCATCGCCAACGCCTATTCCGCGGATATCGAGGCCGGCGGGCGCCGCCTGTTCAGCTGCACGGCCACCCCGCTGAGGGTCCAGGGCAATCGCTATCTGCTGGCGCGCGCGATCGCCAACCTGCTGGAGAATGCGGCGCGTCACACGCCGACCGGCACGGATATCGGTATCGAGGTATTCGCACACGGTGCAACGGTGTGCCTGAGCGTCGCGGACAATGGTCCCGGAATACCGGAATCCGAGCGTGAGCGGGCACTGGAACCTTTCTACCGGCTGGATAGAAGTCGCGGCTCGACCGGCTCGGGACTCGGCCTCGCCATCGTCGCGGCGATCGCCAGGCAGCATCGCGCGACGCTGGTGCTGGACGATGCGCACCCGGGGCTGCGGGTCATGCTCGGCTTCGGCGCGAGGCCTTCCGTGACCAGCTGAGGCCCGCGGTACGGGGCGCTGCCCGCCGAATCCGTGAATTCCGATCCAGATCAAGGAATCCGCTGTCGAGCAACAGGTATATTGCTTTACCCGACCAATTTGGTCGGACTTGGTTTTGCCACGAGGAGTCCGCATGCAAACCGTCCACGCCTGCAACCACACTACCGCCGAAGCGCTCTATCCGTTCGATGCGCGCGGCGTTGCCAAGCGTTTCCGCCACGCGGCGATTTTCGGCGCGCTGGATGCGCTGACACCCGGGGAGACGATGCGTTTCTGCAATGACCACGATCCGCTGCCGCTGCTCGGCCAGTTGCAGCAACGCTATGGCGACAAGCTGTCCATCACCTACCGCCAGCGCGAACCGGGCGCCATCGTCATCGACTTCGCCAGGCTCTAAAGGATCGCCTTAACCCGGCGGCGGGAATTCGGGTCCGCCAAGCTTCGGAACGACACCAGCGGGTTCGCCGCTGGAGCGCCCGCATTTGGTGCCGCGGGTCAGCGGTGCGCGTTCAGCACACCTCGACCCGGGGAGCGCCGGCGCTCAGCACCCCGATTTCCGCTGCCTGGGCGAATCCCTGGGCACGGAAGATCCCCAGCACCTCCTGTTTCACCCCGGCGTCGCAGGCAACCAGCAGGCCGCCGCTGGTTTGCGCATCGCAAAGGAGTTCGCGCTGCCATGCGGCGACGCCCTCGCGCAGCCCGACATCGGCCCCGTAACTCGCCCAGTTGCGGCCGATGGCGCCGGGGCCGATGCCCTGTCGTGCAAAGTCCTCGGCCCCCGCCAGCAGCGGGACACGCGCCATCTCGATGCGGGCAGCAAGCCCTGAGCCACGGCAGATTTCCAGCAAATGTCCGAGCAGTCCGAAGCCGGTGACGTCGGTGAGGGCGTGCACGCCGGGCAGCCGGGCAAGCGCACTGCCCGGCGTATTGAGAGTCGTGGTGCTGTCCAGCAGCACCCGATAACCGTCGGGGCCGAGCAGCTTATTTTTCAGTGCGGCGGCGAGTACGCCAACCCCGAGACCCTTGCCCAGGATCAGCACGTCGCGCGCGCGCGCACCACAGTTGCGCTTGATATGGTCCGGGTGCACGAGACCAAGGGCAACCAGGCCGTAGATCGGTTCCGGGGTATCGATGGAGTGGCCGCCGGCCACCGGGATGCCGGCCGCCGCACACACATCGGCGCCGCCGTCGAGAATTCGCCCGATGACTTGCGGCGACAATTTATCGATCGGCATCCCGAGCAGCGCGAGCGCGAGGATCGGTGTGCCGCCCATCGCATAAACATCACTGATCGCATTGGTGGCGGCGATACGCCCAAAATCGTAGGGGTCATCGACGATTGGCATGAAAAAATCGGTTGTCGCGATGAGCGCCTGCTCGTCATTGAGCTTGTAGACCGCGGCGTCGTCGCTGGTTTCCGTACCGACGAGCAGCGCGGCGAACGGCCCGGCCCGCGGCGTGTTCCTCAGGATTTCGCCGAGCAGTTGCGGCGAGATCTTGCAGCCGCAACCGCCACCATGCGCGTAATCGGTCAGCTTGATCCCGCTCACCGCTGTTCCTGGCACTGGCGAGCGCGCGCGGGGCTCCCGGCGTATGCCGAGCCACGATCGCCCTGGGACTCGAGGCCTCGCGCGCCGATCAGCGGACTGTCCTCATGGGCCTCGGTGCGCTGTGCGAGCGTCGTGACGAGCAGGTAGAGGTAGGCGCTGAGCTCGAGGAGTTCCTCGAAGAACCGGTCCGGGCCCGGGAAGTGGATCACGCTCTTGTCCAGCAGCACGGCAAGCACCATCATCACCGCGCAGCCGCCTACGAGCAGCGCGACATCGGACGAAAGAAAGCTGCGGGTACGCCGCCAATCCGCGCCGAGGCAGCGCCCCAGCACGATCGCCGCGGCAAGCCACAGCGGCGGAGTCACGACGGGCTTGGCGATATGCAGTGCGGAACGAAGCGCCGAGTCCAGCGGCAGCAGCGACTGCAGGTCGGCTTCGCGGTAACAGATCGCCAGCGACAACAGGCAGAGTGCCGCGAACAGCCGCTGCTCGAATACCGACACCGCGTGGCGGCTACGCCATGCATGGGCAACGATGCCCAGGGCGAGGACAATCAGCTGCGCATTCTCCAACAGGCCGTTCTCCTGGTAGAACGCTTCGGAACCGCTGCTCACCAGCAACAGCACGCAGCAAAGATCGATCGCCAGTACCGTCATCAGCGCCAGCTGCAAGCGCACGCTCAGCATGACGGCGTTCCCGCGGGTAATCGTTGCCAGTACGCAATCTTGCGCGGCATGGTGCCTGATCCGTGCCTGATGGAACCGATTGGATGGTGCATCTCGTAAAGCCCTGAGGGTAACGGAAAGAAGGCTAGACCAGCATTCACGGCTCGAAATCAACCCGGGGGGACCACGGCAGCGCAGCAACGGCCTGCTACGTACTGCAATCGTCAATATTGCCGTAAATCACGGCTGCGATAAGGCCCGGTCGAACCGGTGCCGCGACGACCACGCGAGGGCGAACACCGACTACAGCGGGCGCGCAACTCAGCTCAACCAACGCAACAGTGTTGGATAACGATCCGGGAACAGCCGCGCGATCCACGCCAGGGTGCTGGATTTGTTGCCGGTGACAATCCGCCGCCTGCCCTTGCGCACGCCCTCGAGAATATCCGCCGCGCAATCCTCGGGCGGAGTGACCAGCAGCTTGTCGCCCATACCCTCGAAGCTGGATTCCTCCTGGCCGGCCCTCGCACACATGCGCCCCGCCGTGGCGATCGCGGTGCGGATTCCGCCGGGGTGCACGCATACCGCGCGCACGCCACTGTCTTCGAGTTCCGACCACAGGCACTCGGTCAGGCCACGCACCCCGAACTTGGAGATGTTGTAGGCGCTCTGCAGCGGGTAACCCACCAGGCCGAACACGCTCGAGATATTGACGATACAGCCCTCGCGTCGCGCCAGCATCTGTGGCAGGAAGGCCTTGCAGCCATAGAGCACACCCCACAGATTGATGCCGAGCTGCCACTCGATTTCCTCGATGCTCAGATGCTCGAAGGTACCGACCACGGTCACGCCCGCGTTGTTGAACAGGAATTGTGCCGCGCCGAAATCGCGCTCGACTTCCTCGGCATGCGCGAACACCGCCGCGCGCGAAGACACATCGAGCACATAGGCGCGCGCATCGTGATCGGCCGGCAACAATTGCATCGTTGCCTCCAGCGCCTGGGCATTGATATCCGACAGTGCCAGCCGCGCGCCCGCAGCCGCGAGCTGCCGTGCCAGGGCGCGGCCGATCCCCGAGCCTGCGCCGGTAACGACCGCGACTTTCTCCTTGTATATCGTCATGCTGATACGACCTCCGCCGGATATGATCTGCCCAAGCATGCAGGGTAGCCTGTATGCGTCCGATCCCATAGCCATGGCACGGGATGACAACAGTCCTGCTTCAAGGGACAGACGTTGCCCGATAAACCGGGGTATATTCCCCGGGCCGCGGCGCCAGGATCAGCGCCGACCCAACGGGAGTGATATCGATGAATCGCATGACTCCGTACCTGGTGCTGGTGCTGGGCGCACTGGGATACGCCACCAATACGTTTGCCGGCATCGTCCACGGCACCGTGAGCACCGCCGATGGCCGCGCCGTCTCCGGCGCGCTGCTCACGCTGTTCAACGAGGCGCGCAACCGCAAGGAAACCGTCTACAGCGCGCCGGATGGCAGTTATGTGCTCGCCACCGGGTTCAGCGGCAAGCTGCGGTTGCGCGCGCGCCTGCCCTATTTTGCCGACGTGAGCCAGGACATCGCGCTCGGCGTCGATACCAGCCTGCCGGTCGATTTCACGCTGAGCGAGATCGGCGATCCCCAGACCCTGTCCGATACGCTCACCGCTTCGGCCCATCTCACGAAACTGCAATGGCAGGATCCGGCGCTGCGCGCCACCTTCGTGAGCCAGTGCAACTACTGCCACCAGGTGGGCAACTCGCTGACCCGCACCCCGCGTGACGAGGATGCCTGGCGTAGCAGTGTCGAGCGCATGGAAAGCTATTTCGCGATGCTTACTCCATCCCAGAGCGCCGGCATCGTCAGCACGCTGGCACGCGATTTCACTCCCGATCCGGTTACGGCAGTGCAAACCTACGCGGTGGCTCCCGAACTGCACCACGCCAAGGTCCACGAATGGCTGGTCGGCGACGGCATGTCGTTCATCCACGATGCCGCGGTTAATCACGCCGATGACAATCTCTACGGCGCCGACGAAGGTCATGACGTGATCTGGTTCCTCGATCGCAAGACGGCCAAGGTCGAGACTTTCGCGCTGCCCGATATCGATCTGCCACGGGGTGGGGTGTTGTCGGGCATCCCGTTCCCGATCGGCGTGTTTACCGGCAAGCATGGCCCGCACAGTCTCGCCCAGACCTCCGACGGGCGTTTCTGGATCACCAATGCGCTGTCATCCTCGCTGGCCTCTTTCGATCCTGCAACCCGGAAGTTCAAGCTCTACGAACTCGGCCCTACCCATATTTACCCGCACACCGTGCGCGTCGATGCCAACGATATCGTCTGGTTCACCGTGGTGCTGTCAAACGAGGTGATCCGTTTCGATCCGCAAACCGAACAGTTCAGCGTGATCGATCTGCCGCACAACGGGTTCTGGCCGTGGCTGATCGATACCACGTTGCCGGCGGTGATCAAAATCGCGGCGTGGTTTCCCGGCAACAACCTGCACAACGTGCTGTCGCCGCACAAATGGGCCGGCAAGGATCACCGCGCGCTGTTCAACTTTCCCTACGGTATCGACGTCAATCCGCGCGACGGTTCGATCTGGTACGCCAAGCTGTACCTGAACCGGATCGGGCGCATCGACCCGCAAACGCACGAGGTGCAGGAGTTCGAGACGCCGATGAAGGGACCACGTCGCCCGCGCTTCGCGAAAGACGGCACGCTGTGGATTCCCGCATTCGACGACGGCGGCCTGATGGCCTTCGACACCGGCACGCACGAATTCCGCACCTGGAAACTGCCCACCCTGGCGCCCAACGAGTACGAGGTACCCTATGCGCTGAACGTGCATCCTCGAACCGGCGATATCTGGATCACCTCCAATATGTCGGACCGCAGCTTTCGCTTCGTGCCGGGGAGCGAAACCTTCATCACCTACCCCAGCCCGACCCGGGTGACCTGGCTGCGCGACTGGGAGTTCACCTCGGATGGCCAGGCCTGCTCGAGCTCCTCCAACCTGCCCTCCTATGCGATCGAGGACGGGGTGCCCTCGTTTATCTGCATCGACCCCGAGGGCGGCGCTGCCGACCGCGCCCTGCTGGGCCCGGAGACGCCAACTCGCGACCCCGGCTGAACCAGGATTTCGGCTGCCGCGGATTTCAGCCCGGCGAGATCCAGGACAGCGCCTGGCAGCCCCGGTGATCGCGCAATTCGAAGGGACGCGGGCTCAGCCGCCAAAGCGGCGCGGCAGCATCCGCAGCACGGTGTTGTCCTTCACGATGTAGTGATGATAGAGCGCCGCGACCGCGTGCAGTCCGACCAGGTAGTAGGCCCATTCGCCGACTTCCTTGTGCCAGTGCTCGATGGTCTCGGCCAGGTCGTGGTTCTTGGCGATCAGCGCCGGCAATTCCAGGCCGAAGAAGGGCACCGGCTTGCCCTCGCCGCTGAGGATCAGCCAGCCCGCGATCGGCATGCCGATCATGAAGACATAAAGTGCGAGATGCATGAGTTTGGCCAGCAGTTCCTGCCACCCTGCGGGCTGTGGCTGTATCAGCGGCGTCGGGCCGGAAAAGCGCGCCGCGATGCGCGCCGCCATCAGGATCAGCACCGAGATGCCGAGCATGAAATGCAGTGCCTTCATGAACGCACGCGCATCGCTGCCCTTGGGGAAATTCTCGTGCAGTTCCATGGCGAGATAGACCGCCACCAGCAACACCAGCATCAGCCAGTGCAGCGCGACTTGCAACGAACCGTAACGCGTAGCCGAGTTCTTCCACATGACCGGACTCCTCCCTGGGATGGTGGCGATATTATGCGGTCGGCCTTGTGCCTGGAGCCACCGCCGGCGGGTGCCATAAAGTCGGCTTTCGGATTAAGCGAAAGTTAAGCTGACTGTGCTGATCCCCGCGCAGCGATTGGTCCAATGGAAAGTATCCGGGAGGATTTGCTGACCCTACCGCGGGTTTCCCTGCCTCGCGGTTGCGTCCGGCTTGCGCGCATGGATGGTTTTCACCACGTCGAGGTAGACGTTGCGCACGCGCTCGATCAGAAAGCCCGCCGCCTCAACGTTGGCAACGGTGTCGCGGTTCATATCGGGACCGAAGTTGCGGGTGAGATATGTCATCCAGTCCATGACCTGCCTGAAGGGAAATACCTTGCTGCCCGTGTGCTCGAACATATGCAATTCCCGCCCGGCTTGAGCACGCGCAGCAATTGGCGCAAACCATCCACCGGGCGTGGCACCGAGCAGAAAGTGCAGGACGTGAACACCTGATCGAAGCGCTCATCGGCAAAATCCAGCTCCAGCACATCCTGGCGCTGCACGCTCATATGCCCGGGATAGGCCTGCGCACGCGGCTCCGCGCGCTTGAGCATTTCGGTCGAGATATCGATGCCGGTGATGTGCTGCCCGGGCGGAAACAAGGCGATGTCCAGACCTGTTCCCACTGCCAGGAACAGCACCTCTCCCTGCATGCGCGCGAACATCGCGCGCTTCACCGGACCCCAGCGCTTCTCCGAGCCAACGCCGTTCATCAGGTCGAAACTTTGGGCGGCGCGATCCCATTTTCTCGCGGTGGCCTCGTCCATGTTCAGGCCTCCCGCGTCATTCGCGCATTGGCAATGTAGGTGAGAAGAAGGACCCCGAGGCCGATCAGCGCACCCAACCAGGCGCCATCGAGCGGCGACATCGCATGATGGTGCGCAAGCGCGCACACCGTCATGTTCGCCGTCATGCCGCCGATCATGGTCGGCACCATCACCTCGTGCGTGCCCAGCCAGCGCAACAACAGCGTGAGCGCAAGCAGCATCGTCACCGCCATCGCACCGGCCATCGACACCACCATGCCCAGCCAGAAGCCGAGCGCATGCGGCATCCATGCAACTGCGGCCCAGCCGGAGAAGGCACCTACCAGCGCATTGCCAAGACAATCGCCGAGCACGAAGTAAAGCCTGGCCTCCATCGACAAATCCTCGCACTCTGTTGCCTGCGCGCAATCACGCTGAGCGCGCGATGGCATATCGCGTCGCGATCCTGCCCGACCGGCTGGCAGTGATCGGGTCGAAAACGTTGCGCGACCGATGTTAGGGGCGCGTCGGAGATCGCGTCAATGCGCTGTGCGCTGCGGGCGGCGCTGACCTGCTCCGCCGCAGACGCTGCATTCGCCCAGGTGGCCGAGCCGTGCCGCTACTCTCCATGCTCCGGTCAGGCCGCGCGATGATGCACAATGACGCGGCACCCGGATGAGTTCCATCCCCCGGCACCAGGCCATGAGCAGGGAATGATCGACGATGAACGACCGCCAGCCGCGCAACCCCCTGCATGGAATCACGCTCGAGCAGATTGTCAGTGCCCTCGTCGATCATTACGGCTGGGATGCCCTCGCCGGGAAGATAAATCTCAATTGCTTCAGGAATGATCCCTCGGTCAGATCAAGCCTGAAGTTCCTGCGCAAAACGCCCTGGGCCAGGGAGAAAGTGGAACAGCTGTATATCTCCACGTTTCTGCGCCGCAACCGGCCCCGGGGAGCAGAATGAAACACCGGGTGTGAAGTGAGCGCTTTTCGGGAACGGGGCGGCGCCATCGCTCTGCGTTGCATTTCGGAGGCGGCGCCGCCAAACGGGATCGACTAATATCGCAGGCATCTGTCCCCTTGCTTCGAGCAAACCATGAGCTTCAACCTCGACAACTACCAGCCGACCGACATCGACAATACCGAGGCGCTGGTACAGTGGCTGCGCGAAACGCGCATCGACGAGATCGAGTGCCTGCTGCCGGACGTGAACGGGATGATGCGCGGCAAGATCGTGCCCTGCGCGGATTTCATCCAGAGCCTCGATACCGACGGTTTGCGCGTACCGGAAACGGTGCTCATACAGTCGGTCACCGGCGAGAGCGAGTACTACACCAAGGTCGCGGCCGAGATCGATCTCGACATCTACGTGATACCCGACGTGCGCACTGCGCGGATCGTGCCGTGGACCGCCTTTCCAACCGCGCAGATCATCTGCGACGCGCGCAACAAGCAGGGCGAGATGGTGCCGTTCGCACCGCGCACGGTGCTCAAGCGGGTGCTGGCGGCCTATGCCGAGCGCGGACTCAAACCCATCGTCGCGCCGGAAAAGGAATTTTACCTGGTCGAGAAGAATATCGATCCCGACATCCCCCTGTCGGTGCCGGTGGGCATGTCCGGGCGTCGTGAAGCGGGACGCCAGGCCTATGGCATCGAGGCCGCCAACGAATACGATGCGGTGGTCAACCAGATCTACGATTACTGCGAGGCCTGCTCGATCAGCATCGGCACCATGGCGCACGAAGCCGGTCCCGCGCAACTCGAGATCAACTTCAAGCACGGCGATCCGCTGGCGCTCGCCGACCAGGTGTTCCTGTTCAAGCGCCTGGTGCGCAAGGCCGCGTTGAATCACGGCATGTACGCGACTTTCATGGCGATGCCGCATGCCTCCGAACCCGGTTCGGCGATGCATATCCACCAGTCGGTGCTCGATGTGAAGACCGGCGAGAACATCTTCTCGTTGCCCGACGGCAGCGACTCGCCGGCACTGATGCACTACATCGCCGGCCTGCAACGCTATGTGGAGCCGGCCACCGCGCTGTTCTGCCCCAACGTCAACTCGTTCCGCCGCATGCGCCTCGAGAGCGACGCCCCGATCAACCTGCATTGGGGCCGCGACAACCGCACCTGCGGTCTGCGGGTGCCGGATTCGGGGCGCGCCGCGCGGCGGGTCGAGAACCGCATCGGCGGCGCCGACGCAAACCCGTATATCGCGATTGCCGCCACGCTGGCATGTGGTCTGCTCGGGCTCGACCAGAAACTCGAACCCGGCCCGCTGACCGTGGGCGATGCGCACGAACTCGAATTCACGCTGCCGCGGCACCTTCCCGAGGCACTCGAGCAGCTCGACGCCTGCAAGGAACTGCGCGCGGCGCTGGGCGAATCGTTCATCGATGCCTTCGTCGAAGTGAAGACCCTCGAGATGAACAAGTACAACCGGGTGGTGAGCTCCTGGGAGCGCAATTTCCTGTTGCTGAGTATCTGAGGCGCGTTCAATCGCGCCATCAAAGGCCGCATCTTGGGCAATAGCTCTGCATCGGCGGATATCGACACCTGCGGTCTGGTCGGCGGCCTCGTGGCCCATGTCTGGTGGGACTATCGGTACTCTACCGGGGCGCGCTCGGCCCGGTTTCCGCGATCGACATCATCGCCCATCGCGCGTTGTGGGCGGTACCGTTCTGCGCCCTGCTGCTGCTCGCGGTGTGCTGGTTCAGCGAGCCGGTCACGATCAGCCGGGCATGGACTTTTGCACTGGTGTGGAGCGGGCTTGCGCTGTATCTTGGCCACCTGCTGCATCGGCGCCGACGCTGGAATCCGCCGCTTTTGATGCGCTTGTATTGAAACCCCCGTGCGCTTGGCCAGTTCGCAACCAGACGAGTACTCCCATGTTTCCAGAGCACCGTTTCCGCTTGTTCAATCACCGTAAACACCTGGCATCGGCGGGCATGCTGTGCACGCTGCTGATCCAGGCACCACAACTCCTGGCCGCGGATAGCAGCGCCGAGCTGGCCAAAAAGCTGAGCAATCCGATCGCCTCGCTGATCAGCGTGCCAATGCAGGGAAACTACGACCAGGACCTCGGCCCCTTCAATGACGGCGAACGCTATCTGCTCAACGTGCAACCCGTCATTCCCTTTTCGATCAGCTCCGATTGGAACATGATCTCGCGCACCATCATACCGCTGGTGAAGCAGGACGATATGGTGCCCGGCTCCAGCCAGGAGGGCTTTGGCGACGTGGTGCAGAGCCTGTTCTTTTCACCGAAGGCGCCAACCGCCGACGGCTGGATCTGGGGCGTCGGGCCGGTGTTCCTGCTGCGCACCGCCAGCGACAAGTACCTGGGTTCCGAAAAATGGGGTGCCGGCCCGACCGCGGTGCTGCTCAAGCAAAGCAATGGCTGGACCTTTGGCGCGCTGGCCAACCACATCAACTCCTACGATGGCGACGACGATCGCAGCGATGTGAATGCCACGTTCCTGCAGCCGTTCCTGTCGTTCACCACGGCGCGCTTCACGACCTGGTCGCTCAACACCGAATCGACCTACGACTGGGAAGCCGAGAAATGGAATATCCCGGTCAATTTCACGGTCGCACAACTGTTCAAGGTCGGCGCCCGGCCCATGCAGTTGCAACTCGGTGTGCGCCGCTGGCTCGAAAGCCCGCAACACGGCGCCGAGGGCTGGGGCGCACGCTTGACATACACCCTGCTGTTTCCGAAATAGGTCGGTGAACAGCTCCCGATCCGGCGTGAACCGCAGGACACAACGCGCGCCCCGACGTCTCGATTCCACCGGCATCAGCAACGGGGTTGCGCATATCGCCGCGCTGCACCCGGTATTCCACGCCCAGGTCGAGCGCCATGGCATGCCGCCCCTGTGGGGCCGCACGCCGGGTTTCGAAACGCTGCTGCGCATCATCCTCGAGCAGCAGGTTTCGCTGGCCTCGGCCAATGCGTTGCGCCGCCGCCTGCTCGAAGCGCTGGGGTCGTTATCGGCGCAGACCATTGCGGCCGCCGGCGAAGAGGCGCTGCGCGGGCGCGGCGTGACCCGCCAGAAGGCGGGCTATTGCGTCGGCCTGGCGCGGGCAGTACTCGAGGGGCAGGTCGATCTTGCGGCGATAGCGCGTGCCAGCGATGACGAAGCACGCGCGATGCTGGTCGGTATCCGTGGCATCGGCCCGTGGAGCGCCGAGATCTACCAGTTGATGGCCCTGCGTCGTCCCGATATCTGGCCGACCGGCGACCTGGCACTGCTGATCGCGTTGCAGGAATTGCACGGTCTCGGCGAGCGCCCCGACAACACGCACGCCGCCGAGCTCACCGCACCCTGGGCACCATACCGCTCGGTGGGTGCACGGCTGTTATGGCAGGCCTACCTCAATCGCGGCACGCGCTGAGCATCAGCCGTGCGCGGCGGCATCGGCTGAACCGCGCTCATGAATCCGGTGCGGCGGCTGCGACCACGCGCCGGAAGCAATCGTCGGCCGAGTCCTGCCCGATGGCTGGATCGAGCGAGCGAATCGCGGCGTAGTGCCGCGCGATGTCCTCGGCGCCGATCTGCGCGAAACCGGGTATCTGCAGGCCCTCGCCCTCGACCCAGCGCGCGGCGCGAAACACCCCGCCTCCGGCGATCACGGTATCGCCGCTCGCGGAGCAGTCCCGGTGCGCGAACCAGAGTGCAAGCGCCGCGGGCCAGGCGGTGCTGAAGCGCCCGTCGGATTGCCCCGGCATATAACCCGCTGTCATCGGAGTGTCGGCAAACGGCGCGATCGCGTTGACCCGGAAATCGTAGCCGCTTTCCTCGAGACGGATGCTCTGCATGAATGCGAGCAGTGCCGCTTTCGAGGCGCTGTAGGCACTCTGTCCGCGATTGCCATAGAGCCCGGCCGCCGATGTCGAAAACACCATGCGTCCGTAACCACGCTCACGCATATGCGGCAACACGGCACGCGTCAGTGCCACCGGCGCGAGGAAATTGATGCGCATCAGCGCGGCGAAATCCGTCGCGCTCATGCGGGTGAAAAAGCCGCTCCGGGCAATACCCGCATTGTGGATCACGATATCGACACGTCCCCATGCCGCCAGCGCCTGCCTCAGCATCTCCTGCGGCGCGTCCTCGTCCTCGACGCTGGCGTAATTGGCGACCGCCGCACCACCGCCGGCAACGATTGCCGCGACCGTGGAGTCGGCGGAGCGTACCGGATCGCCCGCGTGGGCGCGATTGTTCACCAGGACCCGGGCACCACGCGCGGCGAGCTGCAACGCGTATTCCCGCCCCAGCCCCTTGCCGGCGCCGGTGACGATCGCAACCTGTTCGTCGAAGCGCAGCTTCATCGGTGTTCGCACGCGAGGCGGTATTCCCGTTCCAGCTGATCGACCACTTCGGCCATCGGGCAGATTCGATCGACGGATCCCACTCCCTGCCCCGCCGACCAGATATCGCGCCAGCGCTTGAGATCCTGGCGCGAGAAATCGATTTCCCCTTCGGGCAGCTTGTCGGGATCCATGCCGTAATTGATGATCGACTGGCGCAGCCAGTTGGCTTTCACCCCGGTGAAGGAGGCCGAGCACA includes:
- a CDS encoding SDR family NAD(P)-dependent oxidoreductase, with the translated sequence MRTPMKLRFDEQVAIVTGAGKGLGREYALQLAARGARVLVNNRAHAGDPVRSADSTVAAIVAGGGAAVANYASVEDEDAPQEMLRQALAAWGRVDIVIHNAGIARSGFFTRMSATDFAALMRINFLAPVALTRAVLPHMRERGYGRMVFSTSAAGLYGNRGQSAYSASKAALLAFMQSIRLEESGYDFRVNAIAPFADTPMTAGYMPGQSDGRFSTAWPAALALWFAHRDCSASGDTVIAGGGVFRAARWVEGEGLQIPGFAQIGAEDIARHYAAIRSLDPAIGQDSADDCFRRVVAAAAPDS
- a CDS encoding DNA-3-methyladenine glycosylase 2 family protein; protein product: MNSSRSGVNRRTQRAPRRLDSTGISNGVAHIAALHPVFHAQVERHGMPPLWGRTPGFETLLRIILEQQVSLASANALRRRLLEALGSLSAQTIAAAGEEALRGRGVTRQKAGYCVGLARAVLEGQVDLAAIARASDDEARAMLVGIRGIGPWSAEIYQLMALRRPDIWPTGDLALLIALQELHGLGERPDNTHAAELTAPWAPYRSVGARLLWQAYLNRGTR
- a CDS encoding glutamine synthetase — protein: MSFNLDNYQPTDIDNTEALVQWLRETRIDEIECLLPDVNGMMRGKIVPCADFIQSLDTDGLRVPETVLIQSVTGESEYYTKVAAEIDLDIYVIPDVRTARIVPWTAFPTAQIICDARNKQGEMVPFAPRTVLKRVLAAYAERGLKPIVAPEKEFYLVEKNIDPDIPLSVPVGMSGRREAGRQAYGIEAANEYDAVVNQIYDYCEACSISIGTMAHEAGPAQLEINFKHGDPLALADQVFLFKRLVRKAALNHGMYATFMAMPHASEPGSAMHIHQSVLDVKTGENIFSLPDGSDSPALMHYIAGLQRYVEPATALFCPNVNSFRRMRLESDAPINLHWGRDNRTCGLRVPDSGRAARRVENRIGGADANPYIAIAATLACGLLGLDQKLEPGPLTVGDAHELEFTLPRHLPEALEQLDACKELRAALGESFIDAFVEVKTLEMNKYNRVVSSWERNFLLLSI
- a CDS encoding transporter, whose translation is MLCTLLIQAPQLLAADSSAELAKKLSNPIASLISVPMQGNYDQDLGPFNDGERYLLNVQPVIPFSISSDWNMISRTIIPLVKQDDMVPGSSQEGFGDVVQSLFFSPKAPTADGWIWGVGPVFLLRTASDKYLGSEKWGAGPTAVLLKQSNGWTFGALANHINSYDGDDDRSDVNATFLQPFLSFTTARFTTWSLNTESTYDWEAEKWNIPVNFTVAQLFKVGARPMQLQLGVRRWLESPQHGAEGWGARLTYTLLFPK